A single window of Granulicella mallensis MP5ACTX8 DNA harbors:
- a CDS encoding acyltransferase family protein, producing MTTRQPSDPTAHRDPALDGLRGIAVMLVFFFHYGGGLKSPHLAIRLFGYFSSSGWIGVVVFFTLSGFLITGSLWDSRGNQHWRRNFYTRRLLRIFPLYYTALALSALGLIVAWRNVHLVWPFAIYVFFLQNLPRLEDLVQSIPTPLSLYHLWSMAVEEQFYLLWPLLLLTVRSRRGAFWLSLWTFAVSAAFRIAIYGLPLVSGQVAYSFRDFLLVHAGAFALGAYLAIAWRGPEKALIERLAMPAFFVGLALYLFSSLSSHSFMLISNLQFVLGLPAFSLAAAAAIALLLRNGVPRSLCSTAPLRFIGRISYGFYVFHILLQPTYSSITRHLTHSNSDQRYLVTKLILAFSATLLISWISFHLLELPFLRLKRHFPMKPPVAIE from the coding sequence GTGACCACGAGGCAGCCATCCGACCCCACAGCGCATCGCGACCCCGCGCTCGATGGTTTGCGCGGCATTGCGGTCATGCTGGTGTTCTTCTTCCACTACGGTGGCGGGCTTAAATCACCGCATCTTGCCATTCGCCTCTTCGGCTACTTCTCCTCCTCCGGATGGATCGGAGTCGTAGTGTTCTTTACCCTCTCAGGGTTTCTCATCACGGGGAGCCTGTGGGATTCCAGGGGCAACCAGCACTGGCGCCGCAACTTCTACACCCGCCGCCTGCTGCGCATCTTCCCCCTGTACTACACAGCCCTCGCGCTGAGCGCCCTGGGCCTGATTGTTGCCTGGCGCAATGTTCATCTCGTTTGGCCGTTTGCCATCTATGTCTTTTTTCTGCAGAATCTTCCGAGGCTGGAGGACCTTGTCCAATCGATCCCAACTCCACTGTCGCTCTACCATCTATGGAGCATGGCGGTGGAAGAGCAGTTCTATCTACTCTGGCCCCTCCTCCTGCTAACCGTTCGCAGCCGCCGCGGGGCCTTCTGGCTCAGTCTTTGGACGTTCGCGGTCTCGGCTGCCTTTCGAATCGCGATCTATGGGCTTCCCCTGGTCTCGGGTCAGGTGGCCTACTCTTTCAGAGATTTCCTCCTGGTTCACGCCGGAGCCTTTGCCCTCGGCGCCTACCTGGCCATCGCCTGGCGAGGCCCGGAAAAGGCACTGATCGAACGGCTCGCGATGCCTGCCTTCTTCGTCGGGCTTGCGCTTTACCTCTTCTCCAGCCTCAGCTCCCACAGCTTCATGCTCATCTCCAACCTGCAGTTTGTTCTGGGCCTTCCTGCATTCAGCCTGGCGGCTGCCGCGGCTATCGCTCTCCTTCTGCGCAATGGCGTTCCACGTAGCCTTTGTTCGACAGCACCTCTGCGATTCATCGGCCGCATCAGCTACGGCTTTTACGTCTTCCACATCCTGCTGCAGCCGACCTATAGCTCCATCACCCGCCATTTGACTCACTCGAACTCAGACCAACGCTATCTGGTCACCAAACTTATCCTGGCTTTTTCAGCTACGCTGTTGATCTCATGGATCTCGTTCCACCTCCTGGAACTGCCCTTCCTGCGGCTCAAACGGCACTTCCCCATGAAACCTCCTGTCGCAATCGAGTAA
- the dnaK gene encoding molecular chaperone DnaK, which yields MGKIIGIDLGTTNSCVAVMEGGEPKVIANEEGGRTTPSIVAFTKSGERLVGQVAKRQAITNPENTVYSIKRFMGRRANEVNDEMRMVPYKVVPQGDHLAVLAQGKEYTAPEVSAMILQKLKKAAEDYLGTSVTEAVITVPAYFNDAQRQATKDAGKIAGLDVKRIVNEPTAAALAYGLDKKKDETIAVYDFGGGTFDVSILEVGDGVIEVKSTNGDTHLGGDNLDQRIVDWLISEFKSESGLDLSSKGNEMALQRLKDAAERAKIELSTAQETEINLPFITADASGPKHLVRTLSRAKLESLVDDLLQKSVGPCKQALKDAGIDASKIDEVVLVGGQTRMPKIQQLVKELFGKEPHKGVNPDEVVAIGAAVQAGVLAGDVKDLLLLDVTPLTLSIETMGGVATGMIPRNTTIPTKKTETFSTAADNQTEVEVHVLQGERPMANQNRTLGKFKLSGIPSAPRGVPQIEVTFDIDANGILNVTAKDNATGKDQKITITSSSGLSKEEVERMAKEAEAHAAEDKEAKEKIEARNQLDSMVYNVEKMLKDGGEKVDAADKGDVETALADAKTTLTGDPGATELNAARERLTTASHKLAEALYKANAAGAPTDGGAAAAGTADEPKKDEGVIDAEYVDTDHK from the coding sequence ATGGGAAAGATTATCGGTATTGATCTTGGAACAACAAATAGCTGCGTTGCCGTGATGGAAGGCGGCGAGCCGAAGGTAATTGCCAACGAAGAGGGCGGACGCACAACACCGTCGATCGTGGCGTTTACCAAGAGCGGCGAGCGGTTGGTAGGCCAGGTCGCGAAGCGGCAGGCAATTACCAACCCGGAGAATACGGTTTACTCCATCAAGCGTTTTATGGGCCGTCGCGCGAACGAAGTGAACGACGAGATGCGGATGGTTCCGTACAAGGTCGTTCCGCAGGGCGATCACCTGGCCGTGCTGGCACAGGGCAAGGAGTACACCGCGCCTGAGGTTTCGGCGATGATTCTGCAGAAGCTGAAGAAGGCTGCGGAAGACTACCTTGGCACCAGCGTGACCGAGGCCGTCATCACCGTTCCGGCGTACTTCAACGACGCGCAGCGGCAGGCCACCAAGGACGCCGGCAAGATCGCCGGTCTCGATGTGAAGCGCATCGTCAACGAGCCGACGGCGGCAGCTTTGGCCTACGGTCTCGACAAGAAGAAGGACGAGACGATTGCGGTCTATGACTTCGGCGGCGGTACGTTCGACGTCTCGATTCTCGAAGTGGGCGATGGCGTGATCGAGGTGAAATCGACCAATGGCGATACGCACCTGGGCGGTGACAATCTCGACCAGCGCATCGTGGACTGGCTCATCTCGGAGTTCAAAAGCGAGAGCGGTCTGGACCTGAGCTCGAAGGGCAATGAGATGGCCCTGCAGCGCCTGAAGGATGCCGCGGAGCGCGCCAAGATTGAGCTTTCGACCGCGCAGGAGACAGAGATCAACCTGCCGTTCATTACGGCTGACGCCAGCGGACCGAAGCATCTGGTTCGCACGCTGAGCCGCGCCAAGCTGGAGTCGCTGGTTGACGATCTGCTGCAGAAGTCGGTTGGACCCTGCAAGCAGGCTCTGAAGGATGCCGGTATCGACGCGTCGAAGATCGACGAGGTCGTTCTGGTCGGTGGTCAGACCCGCATGCCGAAGATCCAGCAGTTGGTGAAGGAGCTGTTCGGCAAAGAGCCGCACAAGGGCGTGAACCCTGACGAAGTCGTCGCGATCGGTGCGGCGGTGCAGGCAGGCGTGCTCGCAGGCGATGTCAAGGACCTGCTGCTGCTCGATGTGACTCCTCTGACCTTGTCGATTGAGACGATGGGCGGCGTGGCGACGGGAATGATTCCGCGCAACACGACCATCCCGACCAAGAAGACGGAGACCTTCTCGACGGCTGCGGACAACCAGACTGAGGTTGAGGTTCACGTCCTGCAGGGCGAGCGTCCGATGGCGAACCAGAACCGTACGCTGGGCAAGTTCAAGCTGAGCGGAATTCCTTCGGCTCCGCGTGGCGTGCCGCAGATCGAGGTCACCTTCGACATCGATGCGAACGGCATCCTGAATGTGACGGCGAAAGACAACGCGACCGGCAAGGACCAGAAGATCACGATCACGAGCTCTTCGGGTCTGAGCAAGGAAGAGGTTGAGCGCATGGCGAAGGAAGCCGAGGCGCACGCTGCCGAGGACAAGGAAGCCAAGGAGAAGATCGAAGCCCGCAATCAGCTCGACTCGATGGTTTACAACGTCGAGAAGATGCTGAAGGACGGCGGCGAGAAGGTGGATGCTGCGGACAAGGGCGATGTTGAAACTGCCCTGGCCGACGCGAAGACCACGCTTACGGGCGATCCTGGCGCGACTGAGCTGAACGCAGCACGCGAACGCCTGACCACGGCAAGCCACAAGCTGGCCGAGGCTCTGTACAAGGCAAACGCTGCGGGCGCTCCGACCGACGGCGGTGCTGCCGCGGCGGGCACAGCGGACGAGCCGAAGAAGGACGAAGGCGTGATCGATGCGGAATATGTCGACACGGATCACAAGTAA
- a CDS encoding MFS transporter, with translation MNEIEAVGVGVLAGTAPGEEGRTSERPWLFGLLVAPMAVLANGIIQGVLSFLMRRQGVGVGRSSEIISLLILPQTIYFLWSPITDFLMRRRTWLMMGSVAAGVLMALAFHQKNLASHTAVAVLFLSACCGQLVVSGCGGMMGALRIERSRRIAGSFYQGGSLAFGAIAIFVLAMLAERMGQGMLGIVAGALIAVPSLLALAAPEQKLITTERLGQTIGRIGSEFKNTFWRWKAIPYTLTMLFPIASGSAIGLLPSVAQDYGVNVHQMAWMNGVAGALLMAAGSLAATLIPARIRASVGYLTVALINAATLGILWLGPQRPTTYYLGVTLYLFTIGTCYAMFTAVVLEFLGYSGKSGSGRYSIINSLGNVPVAYMTALDGWGGNRWGARGLSGTEAVAGAVGASILLAYFLTRKTQTAEVLIAP, from the coding sequence ATGAACGAGATCGAAGCGGTGGGTGTAGGTGTCCTGGCAGGCACGGCACCCGGTGAAGAAGGGCGAACCAGCGAGCGGCCCTGGCTGTTTGGTTTGCTGGTCGCGCCGATGGCGGTGCTGGCGAACGGCATCATCCAGGGAGTGCTGTCGTTCCTGATGCGGCGGCAGGGCGTAGGCGTAGGGCGGAGTTCGGAGATTATCTCGCTGCTCATTCTGCCGCAGACGATCTACTTTCTCTGGAGCCCGATTACGGACTTCCTGATGCGGCGGCGGACCTGGCTGATGATGGGTTCGGTAGCAGCAGGCGTTCTGATGGCGCTCGCGTTCCATCAGAAGAACCTGGCGTCGCATACGGCGGTAGCGGTGCTGTTTCTCAGTGCCTGCTGCGGGCAGTTGGTGGTTTCAGGTTGCGGCGGCATGATGGGAGCCCTACGGATCGAGCGGTCGCGGCGGATCGCGGGCAGCTTTTATCAGGGTGGATCGCTGGCGTTCGGGGCGATCGCCATCTTCGTGCTGGCCATGCTGGCCGAGAGGATGGGGCAGGGGATGCTTGGCATTGTGGCCGGAGCGCTGATCGCGGTGCCCTCGTTGTTGGCCTTGGCAGCTCCCGAGCAGAAGCTGATTACGACGGAGCGGCTGGGGCAGACGATCGGCAGGATTGGAAGCGAGTTCAAGAACACGTTCTGGCGCTGGAAGGCGATTCCTTACACGCTGACGATGCTGTTTCCCATTGCCAGCGGGTCGGCGATCGGGTTGCTTCCCAGTGTGGCGCAGGACTATGGGGTGAACGTCCATCAGATGGCGTGGATGAACGGAGTCGCCGGAGCCCTGCTGATGGCTGCCGGGTCGCTGGCCGCGACACTGATTCCGGCACGGATTCGGGCTTCCGTAGGGTATCTGACGGTAGCACTGATCAATGCCGCGACCCTGGGAATCCTGTGGCTGGGACCACAGCGGCCTACTACCTATTACCTGGGAGTGACGCTCTATCTGTTTACGATCGGTACCTGCTATGCGATGTTCACGGCGGTGGTGCTCGAATTTCTGGGGTATTCGGGCAAGAGCGGCAGCGGAAGATACTCGATCATCAATTCGCTGGGGAATGTGCCGGTTGCTTATATGACCGCGCTGGACGGCTGGGGTGGAAATCGATGGGGAGCTCGAGGACTTTCGGGCACCGAGGCAGTCGCCGGGGCGGTGGGAGCGTCCATCCTTTTAGCGTATTTTTTGACGCGAAAGACTCAGACGGCAGAGGTACTTATCGCTCCTTGA
- a CDS encoding DHA2 family efflux MFS transporter permease subunit, producing MAAAATADAASTQPDTLSVTKGVNPWLIAAAVMLATFMEVLDTAIASVALPYIAGSLSASNDEATWVLTSYLVANAIILPASNWFSLRFGRKRFLMSCVAIFTAASFACGAAPTLALMLVARVIQGAGGGALQPLSQAILLESFPPRKRGVAMAVFAFGVVVAPVLGPTLGGWLTDTYSWRYAFYINIPVGALALYMINRYIQDPPYIKNAKVPAFDNIGFGTLIVWTGCLQIILDKGQEVDWFGALWVRWAFLAMVIAFVWFCYQSWFKKDPLVDLRVLKDRNFLLGSILIFMFGIGIYSTVTVLPLFYQELLGYTAFTAGLVVAPRGLGAICGMPVIGYLSNKVDPRYLLTFGFLTFGLTTLYFGSITLQVSPTTLFLPILITGFGLSFVFVPISTAAYGTLKNEQIGNASGLFNLMRNVGGSIGISIATTLLTRRAAVHQSEITNYVPRSGQQFQNSLHNTTQALTGAYGPANASHPAQATLYQQLGQQASSWAYVDVFRWLSLLCFFCVIIVWFFKKVKPGKPPAGAH from the coding sequence ATGGCCGCCGCCGCAACAGCCGACGCCGCATCCACGCAGCCAGATACCCTGAGTGTGACGAAGGGTGTAAACCCGTGGCTGATCGCCGCCGCGGTCATGCTCGCCACCTTTATGGAGGTGCTCGACACCGCCATCGCCTCTGTCGCGCTGCCCTATATTGCCGGCTCGCTCTCAGCCTCCAACGACGAAGCCACCTGGGTGCTCACCAGCTACCTGGTGGCGAATGCCATCATCCTCCCGGCGTCCAACTGGTTTTCCCTGCGCTTTGGCCGCAAGCGCTTCCTCATGAGCTGCGTCGCCATCTTCACGGCCGCCAGCTTTGCCTGCGGAGCCGCCCCCACCCTGGCCCTCATGCTGGTGGCCCGCGTCATCCAGGGAGCTGGTGGCGGCGCTCTCCAGCCCCTCTCACAGGCCATCCTGCTCGAAAGCTTTCCGCCTCGCAAACGTGGCGTCGCCATGGCCGTCTTCGCCTTCGGAGTGGTCGTGGCGCCGGTTCTTGGACCCACCCTCGGTGGCTGGCTGACCGATACCTACTCCTGGCGTTATGCCTTCTACATCAATATTCCCGTGGGCGCGTTGGCCCTCTACATGATTAACCGTTACATTCAGGATCCGCCGTATATCAAGAATGCAAAGGTTCCTGCCTTTGACAATATCGGCTTCGGAACCCTTATCGTCTGGACCGGCTGCCTTCAGATCATCCTTGACAAGGGCCAGGAGGTCGACTGGTTTGGAGCGCTTTGGGTACGCTGGGCGTTCCTCGCCATGGTCATAGCCTTCGTCTGGTTCTGCTACCAGTCGTGGTTCAAGAAAGATCCGCTGGTCGATCTCCGCGTCCTCAAAGACCGGAACTTTCTACTGGGTTCGATCCTCATCTTCATGTTCGGCATCGGCATCTATTCCACGGTCACGGTTCTGCCGCTGTTTTATCAGGAACTGCTCGGCTACACGGCGTTCACCGCCGGTCTCGTCGTCGCCCCTAGAGGCCTCGGAGCTATCTGCGGTATGCCCGTGATCGGCTACCTCTCCAACAAGGTCGATCCACGCTACCTGCTGACCTTCGGCTTTCTGACCTTCGGCCTCACGACCCTGTACTTCGGTTCGATTACGCTTCAGGTCTCGCCCACCACGCTCTTCCTGCCGATTCTCATCACCGGGTTCGGATTGAGCTTTGTCTTTGTGCCGATCAGCACGGCGGCCTATGGCACGCTCAAGAACGAACAGATCGGAAATGCCAGCGGTCTCTTCAACCTGATGCGTAACGTAGGTGGCTCGATCGGCATCTCCATCGCCACCACCCTGCTGACACGGCGGGCCGCCGTTCACCAGAGCGAGATCACCAACTATGTGCCGCGTAGCGGCCAGCAGTTCCAGAACTCACTCCACAACACCACGCAGGCCCTGACCGGAGCGTACGGCCCAGCAAACGCATCCCATCCAGCACAAGCCACTTTATATCAGCAACTTGGACAGCAAGCTTCAAGCTGGGCTTACGTTGACGTCTTCCGCTGGCTTTCGCTGCTTTGCTTCTTCTGCGTGATCATCGTGTGGTTCTTCAAGAAGGTGAAGCCGGGCAAACCACCTGCCGGGGCGCATTAA